Proteins encoded together in one Microbacterium sp. zg-Y625 window:
- a CDS encoding DUF3097 domain-containing protein: MDHDRYGSDVLASGWRTAGRREIPNVPASRDLVVEVAGDGFCGAVTGVQAGLVELEDRVGRRRQFPLGGGFLIDGAPVRLVVPTAGPKPRTRTASGSFAAPQERARVARASRILVEGRHDAELVEKVWGADLRVEGVVVEYLEGIDLLEQTLRDEPPGPERRYGVLVDHLVPGSKEQRIADAVARGPHGAHVLVVGHPHVDVWECVLPRAVGIPAWPKVPRGIDWKTGVCRALGWPAEEQADIARAWQRILGSVHTFRDLDPALLGRVEQLIDFVTQED; this comes from the coding sequence ATGGACCACGACCGATACGGCAGCGACGTGCTCGCGTCCGGATGGCGCACTGCAGGGCGACGCGAGATCCCGAACGTGCCGGCCTCACGCGATCTCGTGGTCGAGGTGGCCGGCGACGGCTTCTGCGGCGCTGTCACCGGGGTGCAGGCGGGACTGGTGGAGCTGGAGGATCGCGTCGGCCGGCGCCGGCAGTTCCCGCTCGGCGGCGGCTTCCTCATCGACGGCGCCCCCGTGCGACTCGTCGTGCCGACGGCCGGTCCGAAGCCGCGCACCCGCACGGCGTCCGGGTCGTTCGCCGCGCCGCAGGAGCGCGCCCGGGTCGCGCGCGCCAGTCGCATCCTCGTCGAGGGTCGCCACGACGCCGAGCTGGTGGAGAAGGTGTGGGGAGCCGACCTGCGCGTCGAGGGGGTCGTCGTCGAGTACCTCGAGGGCATCGACCTGCTCGAACAGACGCTGCGGGACGAGCCGCCGGGACCCGAGCGCCGATACGGGGTGCTCGTGGACCACCTCGTCCCCGGCTCCAAGGAGCAGCGCATCGCCGACGCCGTCGCACGCGGCCCGCATGGCGCCCACGTGCTGGTGGTCGGTCACCCGCACGTGGACGTGTGGGAGTGCGTGCTGCCGCGCGCCGTCGGCATCCCGGCATGGCCCAAAGTCCCCCGCGGCATCGACTGGAAGACCGGTGTGTGCCGGGCTCTCGGCTGGCCCGCTGAGGAGCAGGCCGACATCGCCCGGGCGTGGCAGCGGATCCTCGGGAGCGTCCACACCTTCCGCGACCTCGACCCGGCCCTGCTCGGGCGGGTGGAGCAGCTCATCGACTTCGTCACGCAGGAGGACTGA
- the trmB gene encoding tRNA (guanosine(46)-N7)-methyltransferase TrmB, producing MPDPEPDADPTADPDAPFRKRTVSFVRRSGRMSEAQERAWRELAPFYALPLQRDGATTSVRAGSEVDPAEVFGRTAPLVVEIGSGQGHAIVHAAAAHPEVDFLAVEVFKAGLARTMLDAGREGLRNLRVVEANAPEVLEHLLPEASAQELWVFFPDPWHKKKHTKRRLVAPPFTALAARVLRDGGLLRLATDWEDYALQMSEVMDEAADFEPAFAGTWAPRFEGRVVTAFERKGAAKGRDIRDLVYRRKARA from the coding sequence ATGCCGGATCCTGAGCCCGACGCGGACCCGACCGCCGACCCCGACGCCCCGTTCCGAAAGCGCACGGTGTCGTTCGTGCGCCGCAGCGGCCGCATGTCCGAGGCGCAGGAGCGCGCCTGGCGCGAGCTCGCCCCGTTCTACGCGCTGCCGCTGCAGCGCGACGGCGCGACGACCAGCGTGCGCGCGGGCTCCGAGGTCGACCCGGCAGAGGTCTTCGGGCGTACCGCCCCGCTGGTCGTCGAGATCGGCTCGGGCCAGGGACACGCGATCGTGCACGCGGCAGCCGCGCACCCCGAGGTGGACTTTCTGGCGGTCGAGGTGTTCAAGGCGGGGCTCGCCCGCACCATGCTCGACGCCGGGCGCGAAGGCCTGCGAAACCTGCGGGTCGTCGAGGCCAATGCCCCCGAGGTGCTCGAGCACCTGCTGCCGGAGGCCTCGGCGCAGGAACTCTGGGTGTTCTTCCCCGATCCGTGGCACAAGAAGAAGCACACCAAGCGCCGCCTGGTCGCGCCGCCCTTCACCGCGCTCGCCGCCCGCGTGCTGCGCGACGGCGGTCTGCTGCGGCTCGCGACCGACTGGGAGGACTACGCGCTGCAGATGAGCGAGGTCATGGACGAGGCCGCCGACTTCGAGCCCGCGTTCGCGGGCACGTGGGCGCCTCGGTTCGAGGGGCGCGTCGTCACCGCCTTCGAGCGCAAGGGCGCCGCGAAGGGCCGGGACATCCGCGACCTGGTCTATCGACGGAAGGCGCGCGCATGA
- a CDS encoding CPBP family intramembrane glutamic endopeptidase, with translation MKTVVPVTRPLVSLATVPALLVCLAAPAFFVLLQPLLGWALLIAGLVVAALVERRGGRDAALAASDTRPPSLVRDLSLIAVGMVVVSLIDLKAELDNAAMVRFTLALGGAVVVPYVISRWVYRDRAISFPWRGGGRWSTFQWVWLVLVLVLGWLILPFYFITSGVYMNWPVVDTPDLIARLFVGVGAVGIWDELFFICTVFALLRRHFADLSANLLQAIVFVSFLWELGYREWGPALTIPFALLQGYIFLRTRSLAYVVTVHLLFDAVVFAVLVHAHNPGLLDAIFFVSP, from the coding sequence ATGAAGACGGTCGTCCCGGTCACGCGGCCGCTGGTGTCCCTCGCCACCGTGCCGGCGCTGCTGGTGTGCCTGGCCGCTCCCGCGTTCTTCGTACTGCTGCAGCCGCTGCTGGGGTGGGCGCTCCTCATCGCGGGGCTCGTCGTGGCGGCCCTCGTGGAACGGCGCGGCGGGCGGGATGCCGCGCTCGCGGCATCCGACACGCGTCCGCCGAGCCTCGTGCGTGATCTGTCGCTCATCGCGGTCGGCATGGTCGTCGTCAGCCTCATCGACCTGAAGGCCGAGCTCGACAACGCTGCGATGGTGCGGTTCACCCTCGCCCTCGGCGGCGCCGTGGTCGTGCCGTACGTCATCTCGCGCTGGGTGTACCGGGACCGGGCGATCTCGTTCCCGTGGCGCGGGGGAGGGCGGTGGAGCACCTTCCAGTGGGTGTGGCTCGTGCTCGTGCTGGTGCTGGGCTGGCTGATCCTGCCGTTTTACTTCATCACCTCGGGCGTCTACATGAACTGGCCGGTGGTGGACACCCCGGATCTCATCGCGCGCCTGTTCGTCGGGGTCGGGGCCGTCGGCATCTGGGACGAGCTGTTCTTCATCTGCACCGTGTTCGCACTGCTGCGCCGCCACTTCGCCGACCTGTCGGCGAACCTGCTGCAGGCCATCGTGTTCGTGTCGTTCCTGTGGGAGCTGGGCTACCGCGAATGGGGGCCGGCGCTGACGATCCCGTTCGCGCTGCTGCAGGGGTACATCTTCCTGCGCACGCGCTCGCTCGCGTACGTCGTCACGGTGCACCTGCTCTTCGACGCCGTGGTGTTCGCCGTGCTCGTGCACGCGCACAACCCGGGGCTGCTCGACGCGATCTTCTTCGTCTCGCCCTGA
- a CDS encoding DMT family transporter, with product MSWIVLIVSGVLEAVWATALGKSEGFTKLWPSVVFGVALVLSMGGLAYAMREISTGTAYAVWVGIGASITVVYAMITGDEDFSLVKFLLILGLVGCIVGLKLVSPE from the coding sequence ATGTCGTGGATCGTTCTCATCGTGTCGGGGGTTCTCGAGGCCGTCTGGGCGACGGCCCTGGGCAAGTCCGAGGGCTTCACCAAGCTCTGGCCATCGGTGGTCTTCGGCGTCGCTCTCGTGCTGAGCATGGGCGGCCTCGCGTACGCCATGCGCGAGATCTCGACCGGCACCGCGTACGCCGTCTGGGTCGGCATCGGGGCGTCGATCACCGTCGTCTACGCGATGATCACCGGCGACGAGGACTTCTCGCTCGTGAAGTTCCTTCTCATCCTGGGTCTCGTCGGCTGCATCGTCGGGTTGAAGCTGGTCAGCCCCGAGTGA
- a CDS encoding TetR/AcrR family transcriptional regulator, which produces MLTFWQRGYEGASLMDLTGAMGITKTSMYAAFGNKEELFRKAVDRYLEGPAAYEARAVEEPTVRAVAETFLRGVVDTTTQPGRPHGCLLVQAALPESEDAQGAHDLLRGVRSASRERLVARFQRAVDEGDLPAEADPEALARYLTTVGSGLAVQAANGATREELEGVVETTLRSWSDVTGAAPSRRHA; this is translated from the coding sequence ATGTTGACGTTCTGGCAGCGGGGCTATGAAGGCGCCAGTCTCATGGATCTGACGGGGGCCATGGGCATCACCAAGACCAGCATGTACGCGGCGTTCGGGAACAAGGAAGAGCTCTTCCGAAAGGCGGTCGACCGCTACCTGGAGGGGCCCGCAGCATATGAGGCGCGGGCGGTGGAGGAGCCCACCGTGCGGGCGGTCGCCGAGACGTTCCTGCGCGGTGTCGTCGATACCACGACCCAGCCGGGGAGACCGCACGGATGCCTGCTCGTGCAGGCGGCGCTGCCGGAAAGCGAGGATGCGCAGGGTGCTCACGATCTGCTTCGAGGCGTTCGCAGCGCATCGCGGGAGCGTCTGGTCGCGCGCTTCCAGCGCGCCGTGGACGAGGGCGATCTTCCTGCAGAGGCTGATCCGGAGGCGCTCGCTCGATACCTCACCACGGTCGGTTCCGGCCTTGCGGTGCAGGCCGCCAACGGGGCCACGCGTGAGGAGCTCGAGGGCGTCGTCGAGACCACCCTTCGCAGCTGGTCGGACGTGACGGGCGCGGCGCCTTCGCGCCGGCACGCCTGA
- a CDS encoding winged helix-turn-helix transcriptional regulator, giving the protein MGDEGHEGRQCDAAVSLAFSVLGKRWNGMILDVLRGGAMSFVELRRGVGGISDAVLSDRLTELAEAQLVVRRVSPGPPVSVSYELTDAGCALLPLLTRLGEWAAAHLGAAAR; this is encoded by the coding sequence GTGGGTGATGAGGGACACGAGGGGCGCCAGTGTGACGCAGCCGTCAGCCTCGCCTTCTCCGTCCTCGGCAAGCGCTGGAACGGGATGATCCTCGACGTGCTGCGCGGCGGAGCGATGTCGTTCGTCGAGCTGCGGCGGGGGGTGGGCGGCATCAGCGACGCTGTACTGTCCGACCGGCTCACCGAGCTGGCCGAAGCGCAGCTGGTCGTGCGCCGTGTCTCGCCGGGGCCGCCCGTGTCCGTGAGCTACGAACTGACCGACGCCGGGTGCGCACTCCTCCCCCTGCTGACCCGATTGGGCGAGTGGGCGGCAGCCCACCTGGGCGCGGCGGCGCGCTGA
- a CDS encoding FMN-dependent NADH-azoreductase — MSLFRLDASIFPSMSSSRALADLVEAEWLAAHPDSVVTRRDLSLDPVPATAWVDAVTAPGVPEAERTERQQAAVDLATTFADELTAADALLFAVPLYNYGVSQHFKTWFDLAYTDPRINPQGTALQGKPATLVTVLGGNYSPGSPKEGWDHSTAWLRRVLEDVWGLDLRVVQRPFTLVGVNPAMDAFADTAAALKADAEQHAVRSGREIAAAHSARVA; from the coding sequence ATGTCCCTCTTCCGACTGGATGCCAGCATCTTCCCCTCCATGTCGTCGAGCCGTGCCCTGGCCGACCTCGTCGAAGCCGAATGGCTCGCTGCGCACCCGGATTCCGTCGTCACCCGGCGCGATCTCAGCCTCGACCCGGTGCCCGCCACGGCGTGGGTCGATGCCGTGACGGCGCCGGGCGTGCCCGAGGCCGAGCGAACCGAGCGGCAGCAGGCGGCGGTGGATCTGGCCACGACGTTCGCCGACGAGCTGACCGCCGCCGACGCGCTGCTGTTCGCCGTTCCGCTGTACAACTACGGCGTCTCACAGCATTTCAAGACGTGGTTCGACCTGGCGTACACCGACCCGCGTATCAACCCGCAGGGCACCGCGCTGCAGGGCAAGCCCGCGACGCTCGTCACCGTGCTGGGCGGCAACTATTCCCCCGGCAGCCCCAAGGAAGGCTGGGACCACTCCACGGCGTGGCTGCGTCGCGTGCTCGAGGACGTCTGGGGGCTCGACCTGCGCGTCGTCCAGCGGCCGTTCACGCTGGTCGGCGTGAACCCCGCGATGGATGCCTTCGCCGACACGGCCGCGGCGCTCAAGGCCGACGCGGAGCAGCACGCCGTGCGCTCCGGGCGCGAGATCGCCGCCGCGCACAGCGCGCGCGTGGCCTGA
- a CDS encoding helix-turn-helix domain-containing protein, whose protein sequence is MQGARTRAIGTAERSGVLQPQNLERFRAQWIPPAEDVRDVVDTYWAVTWRLEPGESIDQRIIDHPSITLSIERGDVFAPLVVTSARSTAWTRTISGVGGVFAIRLRPAGLAVVSDLAAWSLPHEREVTADLDGRCHRLLEQIAATPGPTARAEAADALVRELRAERPLAPSQRLANAGLDAIAARPHVRRTSDVADALGVGVRTLQRALHAHVGRGPSEIARRVRLQEVVRRLSTEHGSLADIAVELGYVDQAHLTNDFRAVAGVTPGAYLRTQAQAQAALAVGSGGDAHAARTEGMPHA, encoded by the coding sequence ATGCAGGGCGCACGCACGAGAGCCATCGGCACGGCCGAGCGCTCCGGAGTGCTGCAGCCGCAGAATCTCGAGCGCTTCCGCGCCCAGTGGATCCCGCCGGCCGAAGACGTCCGCGACGTTGTGGACACCTACTGGGCGGTGACGTGGCGACTCGAGCCCGGGGAGTCCATCGATCAGCGGATCATCGACCACCCGTCGATCACGCTCAGCATCGAACGGGGCGACGTCTTCGCGCCGCTCGTGGTGACGTCGGCGCGGTCCACGGCCTGGACGCGCACGATCAGCGGCGTCGGGGGTGTGTTCGCGATCCGGCTGCGTCCCGCCGGCCTCGCCGTGGTGTCCGACCTCGCGGCGTGGTCACTCCCCCACGAACGAGAGGTGACCGCCGACCTCGACGGCCGGTGTCACCGGCTCCTCGAGCAGATCGCGGCCACGCCGGGACCCACCGCGCGCGCCGAGGCCGCAGACGCGCTGGTGCGGGAACTGCGCGCCGAGCGTCCGCTGGCGCCGTCGCAGCGGTTGGCGAACGCCGGGCTCGACGCCATCGCCGCGCGGCCGCACGTGCGGAGGACATCTGACGTGGCCGATGCGCTCGGGGTGGGCGTCCGGACGCTGCAGCGCGCGCTGCATGCCCACGTCGGGCGCGGTCCGAGTGAGATCGCTCGCCGTGTGCGCCTGCAGGAGGTCGTCCGGCGCCTTTCGACCGAGCACGGGAGCCTCGCCGACATCGCCGTCGAACTCGGCTACGTCGACCAGGCGCACCTCACGAACGACTTCCGTGCCGTCGCCGGCGTGACACCCGGGGCCTACCTGCGAACGCAGGCGCAGGCGCAGGCAGCCCTGGCCGTCGGGAGCGGCGGCGATGCTCACGCAGCAAGGACGGAGGGGATGCCGCACGCGTGA
- a CDS encoding DUF6157 family protein — translation MTTNYRSTFIATAPDCPVPVAEVPPAGAKPSVASLQYELIHDHPYERTSDEILFEVYALRTGITDSERSAEWDRFFAKDQACLRASPLAKRYGWGFHHDEQGRVALVPLGSAEYAALAERGDLTQKSAMRSSRR, via the coding sequence ATGACGACGAACTACCGCAGCACCTTCATCGCCACGGCGCCCGACTGCCCCGTGCCTGTCGCAGAGGTGCCGCCCGCGGGCGCGAAGCCGAGCGTGGCATCCCTGCAGTACGAGCTGATCCACGATCACCCGTACGAGAGGACCTCCGACGAGATCCTCTTCGAGGTGTACGCCCTGCGCACCGGGATCACCGATTCCGAGCGGTCCGCGGAATGGGATCGCTTCTTCGCGAAGGATCAGGCGTGCCTGCGGGCCTCTCCGCTGGCCAAGCGGTACGGCTGGGGGTTCCACCACGACGAGCAGGGCCGCGTCGCGCTGGTCCCGCTCGGCAGTGCCGAGTACGCCGCTCTGGCCGAGCGCGGTGATCTCACCCAGAAATCCGCGATGCGCTCGTCGCGGAGGTGA
- a CDS encoding DUF6804 family protein, giving the protein MPSPQTRAAPEYQRNALAPAILAAIACVAGIALLSHEYYLAIRFIVAILAVIIGWFALQARQWWWMPVMLAIAIVWNPLYPFEFAGPWWVAAHVIAAAVFLAAGALIRSPRTLA; this is encoded by the coding sequence GTGCCCTCCCCGCAGACCCGCGCGGCGCCCGAGTACCAGCGCAACGCACTCGCCCCCGCGATCCTCGCCGCCATCGCATGCGTGGCCGGGATCGCGCTCCTCAGCCACGAGTACTACCTCGCGATCCGCTTCATCGTGGCGATCCTCGCCGTCATCATCGGCTGGTTCGCCCTGCAGGCGCGGCAGTGGTGGTGGATGCCGGTCATGCTGGCGATCGCGATCGTGTGGAACCCGCTGTATCCGTTCGAGTTCGCCGGCCCCTGGTGGGTGGCCGCGCACGTGATCGCCGCGGCGGTGTTCCTCGCCGCCGGCGCGCTGATCCGATCCCCGCGCACCCTCGCCTAG